Genomic segment of Mercurialis annua linkage group LG6, ddMerAnnu1.2, whole genome shotgun sequence:
TCAGAAATCCTGCGCCACGCCCACAAACTGAAGAAGAATTCAATCGCTTTCTGATGCATCCATCTGATCCATCCCTTAGATGCCAGTTCCTTAGTGACTTGGGTTCATACCCAGGTAAACAATCGCATTCATATTTACTACCAGGATATGAATCACATTTGCTATTAGCACCACATTTCCCATATAGATCGCAGCTATCTCTTGGAGTTGACCAGAACTCCTTCCATTGAACATCTTTTTCgtgccatattaaaaatttgatggCTCCTAAATCATCTAGCACTACTCTTGCTATAATAGAAGGATCATGAACAAGGACGTTATACATCTCATACTCATTttgaacaaatttaaaatatataggcCAGCTTTTACACGTTTCCCATGGCGGCGGACTAGTTCGCCAAATATGTTTTGTgccattatatatatagaaCTGTGGAGCGCCACTTGGGTTAAGCTTAAACGAATAATCTCCAATTACTGGATCATCTGCTGCTCTCCATGATGTTAGATACAGGTTCATACCTGATAGACGATTAAGCCCAAGTACCATACCTTGTATAAACGTGTGCGTTGGATGATCAAAGCTTTGCCACAAAATTGTTCTACTTACAGCTTGAACAAACACCAAATTTCCTGTATCCAGAAGCTGAGCCTCCACTGCCCATGTTCGATCTCTAGCTTCTTTAGAGACATTAGTAGACCAATATTGAATGTTGCCTTGAGTACTATAAAGAACAAGGTTTCCTTGTCGATTGACGGAGAGAATTCCTGATGCAGAACTTCCCGAGATGGGACTGTTTCTGTTGGCTACCCAAACCACAGTTTGTATTGATACTTTACTGAACCAAATCCCAAGATATTTATGCTTAGAGTGGTCGGGGCTGAAAAATCCTAGCACGAAATTGCTTTGTTCCGACACTAGTAGATCACCCTCTTTAAGAGTTTGGTTTAAGGTAATGGTATCTTTGCAAGTACATAATTGGAGAAGTAGAACAACTGAAACAAACTGAAGTATTCGAGCTTCCATAACACAGAAAATTAACGATAGGCTGCCTTCATCATATGTTTTAAGGAAGATGATTTAGTCCTTAGCATTGAAATTTCTAAGAGTGTGGACTTGTTGCATGGAAAATTCTTACAAACTATATTCTCTGTCGGGATGGTTCTTTCCTTGTTCCTTGGAATCATTTTTGTCAAGCTTTGAAAGAGATGTCTACGATCCGACCAAATTTTTCTGCTCAGTGAGGACATTGTACAAACAGTTGGTGTGCAGTAGCAAGTACCCTCTACATCGAAGTAGAAGAATTGATTCAAACCTTGCCTCCGCTCACACATAGTTGATTGGTTCTCCTTTGTGCAAGCATTCATCTCTTACAAATATCAAACAATTGCTGTCACAATTCTAACAAGATTTTTTAAAGTCATCTCATTTAGTCCGACTTTTGAGATattatatctttttatatttattttttttgaataaactgatttttttacTAAGCATTTATAATTAAACCTTTTGAACACaagaataaaatattaacataaataaaagagaaccaccatatcatttgatttttaaaatacaactGTAAATTATGTTATATATAGTGTTATAGACTATAGTAATATACTGTAAAAGTatgttatttttcaaaaattattttagaagaCTTAAAACATTTATTCAAGCATTAGtatttattcaataaaataaataaattatttgactttttttttataaaaataaaaagattgtTATATATTCTTTCTGGTCCATAAATTTGTCGCATataactttaaaataataataaatatgctacaatccatcatttgtCTTTTTATGTAACATGAGCTATTAAcattttttgttctttcttttctctctcgAATATAAAATCTTAaccgtcaatttttttttttagtttttcgcTTCGCTTGCCGTCAATCGTTTATTTTTGTCATTGGCCgtagccatttctttttttattactttagaatataataaatagccaattttttgttgttgttaaatctatcgacgagacgcatcaattttaatatatatacaaactAAAAATCATAGATAGATCAAGATCTTTTAAGactgaagatgaaatcgtttatagattatattagttttttatatatttttattacagtAATTGTCTTTCTTTACGAAAGTTGTTGTCCTTTCTATAAGAAAAAGTttgtttgtcttaatttatgaAAGATTGGTGAGTTTTCTGTTAGACAGAAAAATATCGGATCTTATTGCGATAGACCggttatgtaatttttattttgtaaggtgATATGCAAATCAAAGTTTTACATCTTATTTCATGTTAGGTCATTAAAAACGGTTAAACCCTTTCTAAATTTTTACACATGTAATTGCTTGATATTAATGCAAGATTATTTACTCgtcataaaaaaaagaaataaatacattttaattatatatatatatatatacactaaattgtccatattaattactaGTATTTAGGTtgactaatttatttattgatggagataatttttttttaaaaataattttaaaaagataacaATAAATTCTctcttaatattataaaataattttttttcaaatgcgaTAATAATAATGTACTATATGAAGTATTaacttttgaaaaaattaaacatagataatgttttggatttttttttgttaaaacaattattatattGATGCCAAATGTGAGGGCggattattgataaaaaaaaggtaaGATTGGTgacataaaattaacatattagCATTAAAATTGAAAggaaaacttttcaaaaaaaaaatgaaaggaaaaagataaaaaaaaatcttttaagttattaaaagaaacacatatgaaaaaataaaattaacatattagCATTaaaattgaaaggaaaaagataaaaaaaaatctttttaagttattaaaaGAAACACATAAGCTTTTTAAGGTTTTTGGGCCACttaaacatttaatattttaaattatgcaAACAGTCCtctaaatattttgaaaagaatatttaaacccttttaatttattttttaaacactCAACACctcaaatttttgataaatattttaaatattaaaattatttttgaaccttttttttatataattataagagATATGTTAACACTTAACATCTGCTAGGTCGTGgattcgattcctcccacaagcgctccccctccccaattataaaaaaaaaattattcaaaattagtTTAAGAATTTATGTGTACTTTTAAGAAAACtaatttcgcattacgtgctatgcacgtggctcgtaacgtaactcgtcaatgaatatattaataaatttattataattatatcaattctttatttataattaatattaaattagttaaattttgttgtaaaagtaaatataatatattcggttattaattttttttccataatttttttttcttttggttttataataactataatttaataatttaactttactaataatatctttaaaaataataaaatagaaatttaaatgataatatattgactaaatataatattttaattttgaaggattatttttataccttttagcaaattgaaattttatatatttgaatataaatattgtTAAAATATCCTTCTAAATAGTAGACTTTTAAGAAGAAAAGTCTCCAACAATGATTCTTGGGAAACCTACAATAAAGTTCTTCCGTCATGAAATTTTCTGCATATTCAGGTGTGAGCGGAAGCAAGGATTCAATATACCTGACTTTCACCAAGAAGAAGGTCTTATACTTCAAGAGTAGAGGCTACTTGCTGCTGCATACCAAGTGTTTGTTCAATGTCCTCACTGAGCAGAAAAAGTCATTTTTTCCAAAGATCCGGACAGAATTTAATACCTAGGAATTTTACGTAGAACAAGGTGTCAAAGTCCACTGTTAAAATTGTCAAAGCTAAGGACTCTATCATCTTCCACAAAACAAATTATGAACGTAGGCTATGTCTAATTTTCATTGTAATGGAAGCTCGAATAATTCAGTTTGTTTCAGCTGTTCTAGTTCTCCAATTCTGTACTTGCAAAGATACCATTACCTTAAACCAAACTCTTCAAGAGGGTGATCAACTAGTGTCGGAACAAAACAATTTCGTGCTAGGATTTTTCAGCCCTGACCACTCTAAGTATAAATATCTTGGGATTTGGTTCAGTAAAGTATCAATACAAACTGTGGTTTGGGTTGCCAACAGGAACAATCCCATCTCGGGAAGTTCGGCATCGGGAATTCTCTCCGTCAATCGACAAGGGAACCTTGCTCTCTATAGTACTCAAGGCAACATTCAATATTGGTCTACTGATGTGTCTGAAAAAGATAGAGATCAAACATGGGCGGTGGAGGCTCAGCTTCTGGATACAGGAAATTTAGTGTTGGTTCAAGCTATAAGTAGAACAATTTTGTGGCAAAGTTTTGATCATCCAACGCACACGTTATTACAAGGAATGGTACTCGGGCTTAATCGTTTATCAGGTATCAACTTGTTTCTAACATCTTGGAGATCAGCGAATGATCCTGGAATTGGAGATTATTCGTATAAGCTTAACCCAAGTGGCTCTCCGCAGTTCTACATATATAATGGCACAAAACGTATTTGGCGAACTAGTCCTTGGCCATGGAAAACATGTACTTTTTGccctttagtttttaattttgttcaaaATGAGTATGAGATGTATAACTTCCTTGTTCATGATCCTTCTATTATAGCAAGAGTTATGCTGGATGATTTAGGAGCCATCAGATTTTTAATATGGCACGAAAAAGATATTCAATGGAAGGAGTTCTGGGCAACTCCAAGGGATAGGTGCGATCTATATGGAAAATGTGGCGCTAATAGCAAATGTGATTCAGATATTGGTAATAAATTTGAATGCAATTGTTTACCTGGGTATGAACCCAAGTCACTGAGGAACTGGCATCTAAGGGATGGATCAGATGGATGTATCAGGAAGCGATTGAATTCTTCTTCAGTTTGTGGGCATGGCGCAGGATTTGTGAAAGTGGAAAATGTTAAGGTTCCTGATTCATCTACCGCAGTTAGGGTTGACATGAGATCAAGTCATATAGAATGTGAAAGAAAATGTCGGAATGATTGTTCCTGCTCTGCATACTCGAATATGAACTATTCTGGAAATGGAAACGGCTGTTTAAGCTGGTACGGAGATTTATTTGACACCAAGAATTACATGGGCTTAATTGGTTTTGATCTATATGTTCGTGTTGATGCATTGGAACTGGAATTAGGTACTGTAGTGTTGCTTCTATCTTGTAAGACAAAATTCTTTGTTCGGAGTGATGCTGTGATTCTTTCGTACTTGTGCAGCTGAGAGTTCGAGAGGTTCAAGCAGCATGTTTGAACAGAAAGGAATGCTTTTAGTCATAATACTATCTGCTTCTTCAGCATGGTTTATCCTCATTATCATCATATTGATATGGTTTTGCcttaaatcaaaaaagaaaaggtaAGAGCAAATCTATAACAATGAAATTGGCTTTGTCTCCTTTATGTGGAAAAAGAATgactataatatttttacatGAACCTGTTTTTTGTTCAAGGACAAAGAAGAGCCGAAAGAACAAAAGGTTACTTGAAACACTGGTCATGGAAAATGAGCTTGAAGAAGGAAGCAGGAGTCATCGAGACTTGGTACTTCTCGATATCAATACCATACTTGATGCCACTGATAATTTCTCTCCGTCAAACAAAATCGGACAGGGTGGCTTTGGGACAGTTTATAAGGTATTTGTGTGTATATGTGTTTATACCATGAGAGTAAACTTGTTTATGCTTTTAGTTTGTTAATAAGCAAAGGATTTATTTACTTACTAACATGATTTCAGGGTAAGTTGGCTAATGAAAAAGAGATTGCAGTAAAAAGAAAGTCGAGAAGTTCAAGGCAAGGAATGgaagaatttaaaaatgaagCTATATTGATTGCCAAGCTACAACACAGGAATCTTGTCAAACTTGTAGGTTTCTGCATTCAGCAAAAAGAACAGATATTAGTATATGAATACATGCCCAATAAAGGTTTGGATTCATTTCTTTTTGGTAAGTCTTTTTGTCTGTCCACTTTCTTGTTATACAATGCTTATTGCCTATATTCACAAAACACGGTTGAAAATCTTTTTATTCTATTAGATGAAACAAGAAAGTCACAATTAGATTGGGAAAAACGCTTTAATATTATCGATGGGATTGCACGTGGGATATTGTATCTTCATCAAGATTCGAGATTAAGAATTATTCATAGAGATTTGAAAACCAGCAACATTCTATTAGATGCAGAAATGAATTCGAAAATTTCGGATTTTGGCATGGCTAAAATATTCCAAAATGATCAAGTTCAAGGGAAAACAAATAGAATTGTTGGAACATTGTAAGTAAATATATATTCACTATAACTTTCAGAATTCAATCTCAACGTCAAAAGATATGgaataaatctattttatttcCAATATGCAGTGGATATATGTCACCTGAGTATGCAACTTTTGGAATATTTTCAGTAAAGTCTGATGTATTCAGTTTTGGAGTCATATTATTAGAGATCATAAGTGGCAAGAAGAACAGTGGTTTTAGTCAACAGGATCCTTCTCTAAGCTTGATAGAACAAGTAAGTAATAAGAAGCTACTTTACTCGGTGTATTTTAAGTACGTCTCACCTTACTACTAGACACAGCTTGTTACCAACGGACATTTCTGTCTGTAATGATCAATATTTCATCGGTAATAAGATTCACCAACGGAACATCGACAAAAAATATCCATTCCTAACCAACTGGTCGGTAAATTATTACCGCCTCCCAACCAACATATAATGTGTATTGCGATCTGGAGATGGACTTTCTTTTTTTGTAGTTCTTATGGAGACAATTCGAACACAAATTGAGTTACGTatagttattaattttgataatagaTTAACTATTAACCATACAATTTATTCAGGTATGGGAATTATGGAATGAAGACAGAGCATTGGAGATAGTTGATACATTATTGAAGGAGTCTTATGATCCACAAGTAGCTTTGAGATGCATTCAAATAGGACTTTTATGTGTCGAAGAAAATGCAAAGGAAAGACCAAGCATGTTAGAAGTTGTTTTCATGTTGAAGAGTGAAACTGCTCTTCCCTCTCCTAAACAGCCTGCTTTCATTTTCAGATCAACTTCAAGCAATTCTAGCTTACCAGGAGAAGAAGCCAGACCATACTCTATAAACGACATGACAAACAGTATCGTTTTAACACGGTAATTttccataataaaaaaaaaagtggtaCATTTACTgtattatttcttttattattataatcttGTGAATAACTTGTATCATTTCCAAAGTGCTTGTAACTAGAGACTTCAAAATAGACCGTCTCGAAGGATATAATTTAGCTGTTTTTAGAATTTTGAAAGTGTATTAGAAGGAACTTATTGCTTATTAACTGTTGTAATCCATGACTTATAGGTTTGTTGATTTTCATATTGTCCACAACTCCCACTGTTGttattactttatttttctGAAATTTTGTAGTCCTGAGTCCTAACCACTTCATAGTTAAAGAAAAAACAAGTAATATCCACATACAAAGTATAATgaatgattgattttttttcctcaCTTTATTTAGATGTATTTCAGTAAATTCtgaataaattatatttcatGACGAAACAAACTTTCTAATCAATGCTTTCAAGTTCTGGTGGCGGAATAGACTGCAAATAACCATTCGACCTATCGATGAGCCTCTGCTCTGCCCAAACCTTTGTAGAACTACCTGAACCAATGCGTTTACTGATTCCACTTTTTCATAATGCTCTGAGTTGCAATAATGCTACGCAAAACAAAGCTGGGATTATGCCCCATTTGAGCCTCCAAAGACGAACCACCTGGGAAATACTTGGAAGAGAAAACCTTATAAAACAATCAACGTTTGTTACGGAGTAGTTCCACGCTTGACGTGACAGCATAGCTATAATATAATTCATGAATTCTTTTAAATCCCAAACCCCGTCCTTCTTCAGATTACAAAGTGTTCCCCACCAAGCCCAAACAATCCCTTTTGGATCAGACATTTGATTACCCCACTAATACGAGTTCATCATGCGTTTTAATTCCGCGCAAAGGACTAGCGGGATAAGAAATACATTCATAATTAAGCTGGGCATGGCTTGTGCGACAGCTTTAAGAAGAATTCCCTTCTCTCCATGAGACAAAATTTTGCTCCTCCACCCTTTAAGCTTTTGCAACATTCTTTAAACTAATCTGGGACTAGTAATTACATGGAAAGTGAAATGGAAGAGGAAGGTCCTACTATTCAGGAAACTAAAAGggaattttaatttgatttggttttggtAAGTTTAGTTTGATTAT
This window contains:
- the LOC126653778 gene encoding G-type lectin S-receptor-like serine/threonine-protein kinase At1g11410 isoform X2, with amino-acid sequence MEARIIQFVSAVLVLQFCTCKDTITLNQTLQEGDQLVSEQNNFVLGFFSPDHSKYKYLGIWFSKVSIQTVVWVANRNNPISGSSASGILSVNRQGNLALYSTQGNIQYWSTDVSEKDRDQTWAVEAQLLDTGNLVLVQAISRTILWQSFDHPTHTLLQGMVLGLNRLSGINLFLTSWRSANDPGIGDYSYKLNPSGSPQFYIYNGTKRIWRTSPWPWKTCTFCPLVFNFVQNEYEMYNFLVHDPSIIARVMLDDLGAIRFLIWHEKDIQWKEFWATPRDRCDLYGKCGANSKCDSDIGNKFECNCLPGYEPKSLRNWHLRDGSDGCIRKRLNSSSVCGHGAGFVKVENVKVPDSSTAVRVDMRSSHIECERKCRNDCSCSAYSNMNYSGNGNGCLSWYGDLFDTKNYMGLIGFDLYVRVDALELELAESSRGSSSMFEQKGMLLVIILSASSAWFILIIIILIWFCLKSKKKRTKKSRKNKRLLETLVMENELEEGSRSHRDLVLLDINTILDATDNFSPSNKIGQGGFGTVYKGKLANEKEIAVKRKSRSSRQGMEEFKNEAILIAKLQHRNLVKLVGFCIQQKEQILVYEYMPNKDETRKSQLDWEKRFNIIDGIARGILYLHQDSRLRIIHRDLKTSNILLDAEMNSKISDFGMAKIFQNDQVQGKTNRIVGTFGYMSPEYATFGIFSVKSDVFSFGVILLEIISGKKNSGFSQQDPSLSLIEQVWELWNEDRALEIVDTLLKESYDPQVALRCIQIGLLCVEENAKERPSMLEVVFMLKSETALPSPKQPAFIFRSTSSNSSLPGEEARPYSINDMTNSIVLTR
- the LOC126653778 gene encoding G-type lectin S-receptor-like serine/threonine-protein kinase At1g11410 isoform X1 — translated: MEARIIQFVSAVLVLQFCTCKDTITLNQTLQEGDQLVSEQNNFVLGFFSPDHSKYKYLGIWFSKVSIQTVVWVANRNNPISGSSASGILSVNRQGNLALYSTQGNIQYWSTDVSEKDRDQTWAVEAQLLDTGNLVLVQAISRTILWQSFDHPTHTLLQGMVLGLNRLSGINLFLTSWRSANDPGIGDYSYKLNPSGSPQFYIYNGTKRIWRTSPWPWKTCTFCPLVFNFVQNEYEMYNFLVHDPSIIARVMLDDLGAIRFLIWHEKDIQWKEFWATPRDRCDLYGKCGANSKCDSDIGNKFECNCLPGYEPKSLRNWHLRDGSDGCIRKRLNSSSVCGHGAGFVKVENVKVPDSSTAVRVDMRSSHIECERKCRNDCSCSAYSNMNYSGNGNGCLSWYGDLFDTKNYMGLIGFDLYVRVDALELELAESSRGSSSMFEQKGMLLVIILSASSAWFILIIIILIWFCLKSKKKRTKKSRKNKRLLETLVMENELEEGSRSHRDLVLLDINTILDATDNFSPSNKIGQGGFGTVYKGKLANEKEIAVKRKSRSSRQGMEEFKNEAILIAKLQHRNLVKLVGFCIQQKEQILVYEYMPNKGLDSFLFDETRKSQLDWEKRFNIIDGIARGILYLHQDSRLRIIHRDLKTSNILLDAEMNSKISDFGMAKIFQNDQVQGKTNRIVGTFGYMSPEYATFGIFSVKSDVFSFGVILLEIISGKKNSGFSQQDPSLSLIEQVWELWNEDRALEIVDTLLKESYDPQVALRCIQIGLLCVEENAKERPSMLEVVFMLKSETALPSPKQPAFIFRSTSSNSSLPGEEARPYSINDMTNSIVLTR